The proteins below are encoded in one region of Rhododendron vialii isolate Sample 1 chromosome 7a, ASM3025357v1:
- the LOC131332530 gene encoding BAG family molecular chaperone regulator 1-like, producing MLKKNSKAAGMLSPARQSTGGGGGGGLQVAGLEVRPGGMLVQQRNSDQIFSGPKVKVRVKYGSACHEISILPQSSFGDLKKMLAGLTGLHPNDQKLIYKEKERNSRAFLDEVGVTNGSKLVLTEDVLSRERRVLESRRSEKIDKASKAIAEIRLEIDKLAKQVSNLELEIYSGRKAKEAVLLNLIELLMSQLLKLDGIVADGEVKLQRREQVRRVQKYIETLDLLKAKDAGNEQRHSNERMPKQMQHHLEQRKQRNLTTQWGTIGSGVAAAPPPFTSSSAAHNFRYFYGNPPLQFQ from the exons ATGCTGAAAAAGAACTCCAAGGCCGCCGGAATGCTGTCGCCGGCAAGGCAGAGCACGGGCGGTGGAGGAGGTGGCGGTTTGCAGGTGGCCGGTTTGGAAGTCAGGCCAGGGGGAATGCTGGTGCAACAGAGGAATTCGGATCAAATCTTTTCAGGTCCCAAAGTTAAAGTCAGGGTCAAGTATGGATCAGCTTGTCATGAAATCAGTATTTTGCCTCAATCAAGCTTTG GGGATTTGAAGAAAATGCTGGCTGGACTAACTGGGCTACACCCTAATGACCAGAAGTTGATttacaaagaaaaagagaggaattCAAGAGCATTTCTTGATGAGGTAGGAGTGACCAATGGGTCAAAATTGGTGTTGACCGAGGATGTATTGAGCCGAGAGAGACGCGTTCTTGAATCACGGAGAAGTGAGAAAATCGACAAGGCATCGAAAGCCATAGCCGAAATTAGGCTCGAAATTGACAAGTTAGCCAAACAG GTTTCAAATTTGGAGTTGGAAATTTATAGCGGGAGAAAGGCGAAGGAAGCGGTTTTGTTGAATCTGATTGAATTGTTAATGTCACAACTGCTGAAATTGGATGGAATTGTGGCTGATGGAGAGGTGAAATTGCAAAGGAGAGAGCAG GTGAGAAGAGTCCAGAAGTACATTGAAACTCTTGATTTGCTGAAGGCTAAGGATGCTGGAAATGAACAAAGGCATTCAAATGAGCGAATGCCAAAACAAATGCAACACCATTTAGAGCAGAGGAAACAGAGGAACTTGACTACACAATGGGGAACAATTGGTTCCGGTGTGGCGGCTGCTCCGCCACCATTCACTTCCTCCTCCGCGGCTCATAACTTCCGATATTTTTATGGCAATCCTCCTTTGCAATTCCAGTAa
- the LOC131333029 gene encoding ethylene-responsive transcription factor ERF027-like, with product MSSAASSRGSSSRPPAGKHPIYRGIRCRSGKWVSEIREPRKTTRIWLGTYPTPEMAAAAYDVAALALKGRDAVLNFPYQPYPVAASSSPQDIRAAASAAAALMKTEEPGCGPKVGEGQPSGPRPAENEASGAAGGGVAPQRGDEFIDEEELFDMPNLLVDMAGGMLVSPPRINSPPSDDDSPGNSDGDSLWSYMFNESL from the coding sequence ATGAGCTCCGCTGCCTCCTCCAGAGGCTCATCTAGCCGCCCGCCCGCCGGAAAACATCCGATTTACCGCGGGATACGGTGCAGGAGCGGCAAGTGGGTGTCCGAGATTCGGGAGCCGAGGAAGACGACACGTATCTGGCTCGGCACGTACCCGACTCCGGAGATGGCGGCCGCCGCCTACGACGTGGCGGCGCTGGCCCTCAAGGGCAGAGACGCGGTTCTCAATTTTCCCTATCAGCCCTATCCAGTGGCGGCTTCTTCGTCGCCACAAGACATACGCGCAGCGGCTTCTGCGGCCGCCGCGTTAATGAAGACAGAAGAGCCTGGCTGCGGCCCGAAGGTGGGGGAGGGGCAGCCCTCCGGGCCGCGGCCAGCAGAAAACGAAGCCAGTGGCGCTGCCGGTGGTGGCGTTGCACCGCAGCGTGGCGATGAGTTTATTGACGAGGAGGAGTTGTTCGACATGCCGAATTTGCTGGTAGACATGGCCGGGGGAATGCTGGTGAGTCCGCCGCGGATTAACTCGCCGCCGTCCGATGATGATTCGCCGGGGAATTCTGATGGGGATAGTCTGTGGAGCTATATGTTTAACGAGTCTCTTTGA